The genomic stretch CGCACCGCTTTTTGCCTGTCCTATCGGAACACCTATAGGTGGATGAGCATAAATATACTTTGAAAGTACCCCATGACCGCCTAAAGCAACCACGAGCACAATCGAACGATACAAAAACGAAAGCCGATGAGATCTTGGATCAATATAAATAATTGAAACGGTAAAAAGATAACCTGCAATAAATACATGAAGATGGACGATAAGATAAAGCAGTATGTTTTCATGCATCAGAGAATAGAGACTAGTCGTATACAATAACCAGAGTCCACCTATATTGAGAATAGACGAAATGATAGGATTTGTAAGAAATCGTGACGGCCAGCTCTGTAAGACCTTAGAAACTTTTCTTGCCATAGGAATTCTTAACGTTCGAAGGATGAGGGTAACCGGAGCAGCAAGCGCCATAAGCAACGGCGCTAACATCCCTAATAACAAATGGCCTACCATATGAGCGGTGAAGTTCACATGAGCAAAGTTAGCCAGTGGGCCCGCAACCGAAAAGATAGCCAACATCACGCCTAAAGTCCAACACACCGTTCGATACTTCGGCCATGGTTTGTACCACCGGTTGGAACGAACAACAGCCATTATATACAGAAAGAAAACGATCGCAAAGAGTAAAGCTAACACAAGCTGAGACAAGATTCCCATTACTTCTAAATGTCCACCTCCACCGACGTGGGTAATAAGATAATGAGGGTTCATCTAAGATACCGTTTCTTTCGAGGTAACTTTCAATAAAAAGAAACCAGCTAGGATCATGAAAACAGCTGAAGCGTTCCACACAAGATCATAGATCAATATATTCTCCACATACCGGATTTGATGAAGTTGCATCCATTTGTGTTGAATGGTCCCATCATACAACTGAAAGCCACCTGCCCCTAATAATACACCACCCCACCATCTCTTTAGAAAGAATGCGTTCCTCCTTTTAAGATCGGCTAATAGAAACAGTCCGCCAATGGTGGCAAACCAACTGAAGGCGTGAAAAAGACCATCAGAGATCAGACCTATATCCGTAGTAGACTTGTCATAAAAATGATGCCAACGCAGCAATTGATGAAAAATCACCTCATCTAAAAATGCAGCAAGACCAATTCCAAATAGGATTCCCGAAAAGAGATTACGGTTCTTACTAATTGATTTACGATTTGATAAATTGGATTTAGATGTCATCATTAGTTTATTCTCCTTAGTATGTCATCATTTAACTCACTAATTTTTACCACGTACAAGAACTTAGTAAACAAAATGATTACTCATACAAATAAGAAAAAAAGGAAACATCACAAAATCCAACTCATGAGCCGCTTTTTTAAATTTATAGAATTTCAAAAGGGCTGCCCCCATTAATCAGGAGCAGCCTGCTTCATCAGTTCTTTTTTTCTAAAAAGTTACGCATATACTGGTTAACCACGTGCGGTTTCTCATGATGCGGAGCATGACTTACCCCTTCCATTCGGTGAATCGTAAGGTCACGAACGTACTCTTCTAACCCATCCAGGTTGCTGTTTTCAAAAGCTGGATCCGCATCTCCCCAGATGATTAGTGTTGGCGATTCAAACATTTGATACGGAAGTTCCAGTGGTTTTTGTACGTGTTCTTCGAACGGATAGAAAGATATAGCCCGGTAATAGTTAAGCATAGACTTCATCGCATTCGGTTGCATCCACGCTTCTATGTACTTCTCTTCATCTTCTTCAGTTAAATACCCTTTTTTCTTTCCAGGAATCGTCATCATGTTTCTTAATCGTTCTGCGTTATTCTCAAGCAGTGCTTCATGAGAATCTGGTCGCTGGAAGTATCCCATATAACGACTCGCTTCTCGCTGTCCTTGATTCTCTTCTAGCTCCCGTCTAAATGTATACGGATGAGGCGCATCAAACATAATCAACTTCTTCACATATTCAGGTGCGGTGTAAGCTAACGTCCACGCGACCGCTCCGCCCCAGTCATGGGCGACTAAAACACAATCTTTTTCTCCAAAA from Bacillus sp. Cs-700 encodes the following:
- a CDS encoding cytochrome c oxidase assembly protein — encoded protein: MGILSQLVLALLFAIVFFLYIMAVVRSNRWYKPWPKYRTVCWTLGVMLAIFSVAGPLANFAHVNFTAHMVGHLLLGMLAPLLMALAAPVTLILRTLRIPMARKVSKVLQSWPSRFLTNPIISSILNIGGLWLLYTTSLYSLMHENILLYLIVHLHVFIAGYLFTVSIIYIDPRSHRLSFLYRSIVLVVALGGHGVLSKYIYAHPPIGVPIGQAKSGAMLMYYGGDAIDIVLIFILCFHWFRATRPRELVTR
- a CDS encoding alpha/beta hydrolase yields the protein MMNEGFVKVNDVNLHYVSEGEGELMLFLHGFPYFWYNWHHQMKEFSKDYRVVAVDMRGYNVSDKPEGISSYDMSILVEDVKQLIEAFGEKDCVLVAHDWGGAVAWTLAYTAPEYVKKLIMFDAPHPYTFRRELEENQGQREASRYMGYFQRPDSHEALLENNAERLRNMMTIPGKKKGYLTEEDEEKYIEAWMQPNAMKSMLNYYRAISFYPFEEHVQKPLELPYQMFESPTLIIWGDADPAFENSNLDGLEEYVRDLTIHRMEGVSHAPHHEKPHVVNQYMRNFLEKKN
- a CDS encoding DUF2243 domain-containing protein, which codes for MMTSKSNLSNRKSISKNRNLFSGILFGIGLAAFLDEVIFHQLLRWHHFYDKSTTDIGLISDGLFHAFSWFATIGGLFLLADLKRRNAFFLKRWWGGVLLGAGGFQLYDGTIQHKWMQLHQIRYVENILIYDLVWNASAVFMILAGFFLLKVTSKETVS